The Pseudomonas sp. HOU2 DNA window GCGGCGCCCGATCTGAGCCTGGACATTCCTGAAGAAAGCCAAGCGGCGGCTGCGCCTGAAGAGCCGCTCGCGGACACCCCCGATGCGCCTTGAACGCACCAGTTTCGCCAAGCGCCTCAGCACCTATGCCGACGCCACTGAAATCGCCGGCGCGCCGATTCTCGAAGGCCGCCTGCTGCGCATGGTCGGCCTCACCCTTGAAGCCGAAGGCCTGCGCGCCGCCATGGGCACCCGCTGCCTGGTGATCAATGACGACAGCTATCACCCGTCTCAGGTGGAAGCGGAAGTCATGGGTTTTTCCGGCAGCAAAGTCTTTCTGATGCCGGTCGGCAGCGTCGCCGGTATCGCCCCGGGCGCCCGTGTGGTGCCGCTGGCCGAAACCGGTCGCTTGCCAATGGGCATGAGCATGCTCGGTCGCGTACTCGATGGCGCCGGACGCGCGCTGGACGGCAAGGGCGGGATGAAGGCTGAAGACTGGGTGCCAATGGACGGCCCGACCATCAACCCGCTGAACCGCGACCCGATCCACGAACCGCTGGACGTCGGCATCCGTTGCATCAACGGTTTGCTGACGGTCGGGCGTGGTCAGCGTCTGGGTCTGTTCGCCGGTACCGGTGTCGGTAAATCGGTGCTGCTGGGCATGATGACCCGCTTCACCGAGGCCGACATTATCGTCGTCGGTCTGATCGGTGAGCGGGGTCGAGAAGTTAAGGAGTTCATCGAGCACATCCTCGGTGAAGAAGGCCTCAAGCGTTCCGTGGTCGTCGCCTCGCCGGCGGACGATGCGCCGCTGATGCGTCTGCGCGCGGCGATGTACTGCACGCGGATCGCCGAGTATTTCCGCGACAAGGGCAAGAACGTCCTGTTGCTGATGGATTCGCTGACCCGTTTCGCCCAGGCCCAGCGGGAAATCGCCTTGGCTATCGGTGAGCCGCCAGCGACCAAGGGTTATCCGCCCTCGGTGTTCGCCAAACTGCCGAAACTGGTGGAGCGCGCCGGTAATGCGGAGAAGGGCGGGGGTTCGATCACCGCGTTCTACACCGTGTTGTCCGAAGGCGATGACCAGCAGGACCCGATTGCCGACTCGGCGCGGGGCGTGCTCGACGGCCACATCGTGTTGTCCCGGCGTCTGGCCGAGGAAGGTCACTACCCGGCCATCGACATCGAAGCGTCGATCAGCCGGGTGATGCCGGCCGTGGTCTCGGCGGAACACATGCAGCGCGCGCAGTACTTCAAGCAGCTGTGGTCGCGCTATCAGCAGAGCCGCGACCTGATCAGCGTCGGCGCTTACGTCGCCGGTGGCGACCGCGAGACCGATCTGGCGATCTCGCTGCAACCGCAACTGACCCGCTACCAGCGCCAGGGGCTGAACGACAAGATCAACATGGGCGAGAGCCAGGCTTACCTCGAAACCCTGTTCGCGCCTGCGGCGGGCGGGTAACCGGCCATGGCCGTGAGCCGAGCTGCGCGTCTGGCACCGGTGGTGGAAATGGCCGAACAGGCCGAGAAAACCGCCGTGCAGCGCCTGGGTTATTTTCAGGGCCAGGTCAAAGTCGCTGAAAGCAAACTCGCCGACCTCGACGCCTTTCGTCTGGATTATCAGGAACAGTGGATCGTGCGCGGCAGCGACGGGGTTTCCGGGCAATGGCTGCTGGGGTATCACGGCTTTCTGGCGCAACTGGACACCGCGATCGACCAGCAGCGGCAAAGCCTGGTCTGGCACCAGAACAACCTGATCAAGGCGCGCGACGCCTGGCAGCAAGCATTCGCCAAGGTCGAAGGTTTGCGCAAACTGGTACAGCGCTACCGCGAAGAGGCGCAACGCCTCGAAGACAAGCGCGAGCAGAAGCTGCTGGACGAGTTGTCGCAGCGCTTGCCGCGCCACGATCCTTTTTAAACCAGATCAAAAGATCGCAGCCTTCGGCAGCTCCTACACCGATCCTGCAGGAGCTGCGGCACGCTGCGATCTTTTGACTTTGCTCTGCACCTTGCCCCAACCCTGTCCAGGTGCTAAACCTTGTACACGTTCGTCAATGACAAGGAAGCCAGTCAATGTCAGTCGTTACAGAAGTCTCTCCGGATGGTCAAAAACTGACGATTTCGGTCAGGGGGCGGTTCGATTTTGGGCGCCATCAGGAATTTCGCGAGTCCTATGAGCGGCTTAACAGAAAACCTGACTCCATCGTGGTTGATCTGAAAGATGCCACCTACCTCGACAGCTCCGCGCTGGGCATGCTGCTCCTGCTGCGCGATCACGCCGGCGGCGACGACTCGGACGTGCGCGTGATCAACAGCAACTCCGACGTGCGCAAGATCCTCGCCATCTCCAACTTCGACAAACTGTTCGACATCAGTTGACGGCCATGCAGGCGCAAGAGCCGCTGACCATCCTGATCGCCGAAGACAGCGCCGCCGACCGTCTGCTGCTGTCGACCATCGTCCGCCGTCAGGGCCATGAAGTGCTGACCGCCGCCAATGGCGCCGAAGCGCTGGAGGTGTTTCGGCGTCAGCCACCGCATCTGGTGCTGATGGACGCGATGATGCCGGTGATGGACGGCTTCGAAGCGGCGCGGCAGATCAAGGCGCTGGCGGGGGAGACCCTGGTGCCGATCATCTTCCTGACCTCGCTGACCGAAAGCGAAGCCTTGGCCCGTTGTCTGGAGGCGGGTGGCGACGACTTTCTGGCGAAGCCCTACAACCAGGTGATCCTCGCCGCCAAAATCAAGGCGATGGATCGCTTGCGCCGCTTGCAGGCCACGGTCCTGCAGCAGCGCGACCTGATCGCCAAGCATCACGATTACCTGCTTAATGAACAGCGCGTGGCCAAAGCCGTTTTCGACAAGGTCGCGCATTCGGGTTGCCTGAGCGCGCCGAATATTCGCTACCTGCAATCACCCTATGCGCTGTTCAACGGCGATCTGCTGCTGGCGGCCTATACCCCGGCCGGCGACATGCATGTGCTGCTGGGTGATTTCACCGGTCACGGCTTGCCGGCGGCGGTGGGGGCGATGCCGCTGGCCGAAG harbors:
- the fliI gene encoding flagellar protein export ATPase FliI, whose protein sequence is MRLERTSFAKRLSTYADATEIAGAPILEGRLLRMVGLTLEAEGLRAAMGTRCLVINDDSYHPSQVEAEVMGFSGSKVFLMPVGSVAGIAPGARVVPLAETGRLPMGMSMLGRVLDGAGRALDGKGGMKAEDWVPMDGPTINPLNRDPIHEPLDVGIRCINGLLTVGRGQRLGLFAGTGVGKSVLLGMMTRFTEADIIVVGLIGERGREVKEFIEHILGEEGLKRSVVVASPADDAPLMRLRAAMYCTRIAEYFRDKGKNVLLLMDSLTRFAQAQREIALAIGEPPATKGYPPSVFAKLPKLVERAGNAEKGGGSITAFYTVLSEGDDQQDPIADSARGVLDGHIVLSRRLAEEGHYPAIDIEASISRVMPAVVSAEHMQRAQYFKQLWSRYQQSRDLISVGAYVAGGDRETDLAISLQPQLTRYQRQGLNDKINMGESQAYLETLFAPAAGG
- the fliJ gene encoding flagellar export protein FliJ, which codes for MAVSRAARLAPVVEMAEQAEKTAVQRLGYFQGQVKVAESKLADLDAFRLDYQEQWIVRGSDGVSGQWLLGYHGFLAQLDTAIDQQRQSLVWHQNNLIKARDAWQQAFAKVEGLRKLVQRYREEAQRLEDKREQKLLDELSQRLPRHDPF
- a CDS encoding STAS domain-containing protein, whose protein sequence is MSVVTEVSPDGQKLTISVRGRFDFGRHQEFRESYERLNRKPDSIVVDLKDATYLDSSALGMLLLLRDHAGGDDSDVRVINSNSDVRKILAISNFDKLFDIS